CAAGCCACAAAGTGGCGGCAGATTTAAGATTAGGCTAGAATGAATCACTGATGTCGCCACTTCGTGGCAAAATACTGCTTCGCAGTTAGTAAATGTAAGAAGATTGTCATTAGAAAGTTATGCAGAACAGCGAAGAAGGAGGTTTTCCTTTCTTCAAGGATTACTCACCATTGCTCATACGTAACTGCGAAGCAGTATTTTGCCACAAAGTGGCTACATGATGTTAGCCATGTGTGAATGAGCGAAGCGAAGAACGCATGGAAATGGTACCCCTAGAATCAAGCCACAAAGTGGCGGCAGATTAAGATTAGGCTAGAATGAATCACTGATGTCGCCACTTCGTGGCAAAATACTGCTTCGCAGTTAGTAAATGTAAGAATTTAGTCGGTACTGTCTAGTTAATATTCTCATTTTTGAGGTTACGTAATCCTTAGTCACAGGATCTTTTACTGAATAAATTTCTTTTTAATTATATCCAGCTGTTGATTACGTATAACGAGGCGAGGATCTTTTAAGACTATTTCTTCCCCTTTTTTGAAATAACTTACGGCTTGTTCAAGCTTGCCATCGAGAAAAAGGACTTTAGCTAATCTCAAATAAGCCCCTGAGGTCCAAACATTGATCTTAAATGAGTCATTCCCCTCTTGGTGGCTAAGAATTTGCTGAATTGCATCCAATATCATTTTCTCGCCTTGTTGCTTTTGTCCATTCAGGTAGAGCGCTTCTCCTAAATGTGCCAATAAATCGCCCTTTTCTGCATTGTCTTGAGTATATAACTCCACAGCCATTCTATATTCTTTTTCTGCGCAGGGGTAGTCTTTCAAAAAGATGCAGGATTTCCCATAAAGAAAGTGAATTAAATAATCTTTATTATGGATTTTATACTCCTGCGCTACAGCAAGCATCGCTTCGGCTTCTTTCCGTGCAAGAATTGCATAAACATACTCCTGATCATGATTGTAGAGGTGCTGCCATGAAATGAGGCGGCCGGCTAATGTGTTTAATACCCCCTCGTAGTTATTTGCATGCTGATAGCTTACAAGAGCCTGATTATATAGATTAAGCGCTTCTAGGGATTTGCCTTCTTCCCTTAGACTATCTGCCTGATTTTTTAATGCGTCTGTGGTGGATTCAGCAAGGCAGCTACCCATTAGCACTGAAAAGGAGATACAAGCTGCTAAAATCCAATTTATTCTCATACTGACACTTAGGAAAAGGTTAAGAAAAGTCCAAAATAGTTGATCCATAGCATAACTTCAATCGCGCATAAATATTAAATGAAATTTGCATGCGAGAAGCTTCCTGTCCCTTAATCTCGGACAGGAATAATTGTAGCAGCTTTAATAGAAGAGATATATAAATAAATATTTTAATTCAATACCAAGGGATAGTCATGGCTTCAGAAAAAGGTAAAATAGCCTTTATTACCGGCGCGAATAGAGGATTAGGGTATGAAACTGCACGTGAGCTTGGTGAGAAAGGCGTTACAGTCGTCTTAGGCTCTAGAGATAAAGCCCTTGGAGAACAAGCGGCGGAAAAACTAAAATCGAAAGGTCTTCATGCCATTGCTTTTCAGTTTGATGTTAACAATCTAACTGACCATAAAAAAATCTATGATTACTTAGAAAAGAATTATGGAAGGCTTGATATCCTAATCAATAATGCAGGGGTTATGCTGGATAACGCTACTGATGGTAAGAACCGCACTAGTGTAACATCCCAGGATATCCTCAGAAAAACTTTTGATGCAAATTTTTTCAACCTTATCGCCTTAACGCAAACGCTACTGCCACTTATTAAAAAATCCCCTT
This sequence is a window from Parachlamydiales bacterium. Protein-coding genes within it:
- a CDS encoding SDR family oxidoreductase produces the protein MASEKGKIAFITGANRGLGYETARELGEKGVTVVLGSRDKALGEQAAEKLKSKGLHAIAFQFDVNNLTDHKKIYDYLEKNYGRLDILINNAGVMLDNATDGKNRTSVTSQDILRKTFDANFFNLIALTQTLLPLIKKSPSGRIVNLSSILGSSTLHANPSSPIYDLKAFAYNASKTALNAFTIHLAHELKDTSIKVNSAHPGWVKTDMGGPSAPMEVEEGGKTSTELALLPDNGPSGGFFHLGEKLPW